In Mixophyes fleayi isolate aMixFle1 chromosome 11, aMixFle1.hap1, whole genome shotgun sequence, one DNA window encodes the following:
- the LOC142106917 gene encoding hepcidin-like codes for MKGSALCALLILSALCQRSLSASIRGNEMMNYADYLPQTQMEEYNVQESPARNKRHISLSLCTYCCKCCRNKGCGYCCRT; via the exons atgAAAGGCTCCGCTCTCTGCGCGCTCCTCATCCTCTCCGCACTCTGCCAGAGGAGCCTCAGCGCTTCCATCAGGGGG AATGAAATGATGAATTATGCAGATTATCTCCCCCAGACTCAGATGGAGGAATATAATGTACAG GAATCTCCTGCCCGGAACAAGCGACATATCTCCCTCTCGCTCTGCACCTACTGCTGTAAATGTTGCCGTAACAAGGGGTGCGGATACTGCTGTCGAACCTAg